One Vigna unguiculata cultivar IT97K-499-35 chromosome 7, ASM411807v1, whole genome shotgun sequence genomic region harbors:
- the LOC114191543 gene encoding D-3-phosphoglycerate dehydrogenase 3, chloroplastic-like, translated as MATATSTNLRFPSPSLSLSSRLPLSSAFSVSLRPRRGASGPLVVLVSAGLGAKPTVLVAEKLGDAGLKLLKDFANVDCSYNLSTEELCTKISLCDALIVRSGTKVSREVFESSGGRLKVVGRAGVGIDNVDLAAATEHGCLVVNAPTANTVAAAEHGIALLAAMARNVAQADASVKAGKWQRNKYVGVSLVGKTLAVLGFGKVGSEVARRAKGLGMNVIAHDPYAPADRARAIGVELVGFDEAISSADFISLHMPLTAATSKMLNDETFAKMKKGVRIVNVARGGVIDEDALVRALDSGIVAQAALDVFTEEPPPKDSKLILHELVTATPHLGASTAEAQEGVAIEIAEAVVGALKGELAATAVNAPMVPSEVLSELKPFVDLAEKLGRLAVQLVAGGSGVKTVKVTYATARAPDDLDTRLLRAMITKGLIEPISSVFVNLVNADFTAKQRGLRITEERVILDGSPENPLEFIQVQIANVESRFASAISDSGEIKVEGRVKDGIPHLTKVGSFDVDVSLEGSIILCRQVDQPGMIGKVGSVLGEENVNVSFMSVGRIAPRKQAVMAIGVDEQPSKESLKKIGDIPAVEELVFLKL; from the exons ATGGCCACCGCCACATCCACAAACCTTCGCTTCCCGTCGCCCTCGCTTTCTCTCTCTTCGAGGCTTCCTCTCTCCTCTGCCTTCTCCGTCTCGCTCCGCCCGCGCCGCGGCGCCTCCGGTCCGCTCGTTGTGCTGGTATCGGCGGGGCTCGGCGCGAAGCCCACGGTGCTCGTCGCTGAGAAGCTCGGCGACGCGGGGCTGAAGCTGCTCAAGGACTTCGCCAACGTCGACTGCTCATACAATCTCAGCACCGAGGAACTCTGCACCAAGATCTCACTCTGCGATGCCCTAATCGTGCGCAGCGGCACCAAGGTCTCGCGCGAGGTCTTCGAGTCCTCCGGCGGCAGGCTCAAGGTCGTCGGCAGAGCCGGCGTCGGAATCGATAATGTGGATCTGGCCGCCGCCACCGAGCACGGCTGCCTCGTTGTCAATGCGCCCACCGCCAACACCGTCGCCGCCGCCGAGCACGGGATCGCTCTTCTTGCCGCCATGGCCAGGAACGTCGCTCAGGCCGATGCTTCTGTCAAAGCCG GGAAATGGCAGAGGAATAAGTATGTTGGAGTTTCCTTGGTTGGGAAGACACTTGCGGTGCTGGGATTTGGGAAAGTTGGTTCTGAAGTTGCTCGCCGAGCCAAGGGGCTTGGTATGAATGTCATTGCCCATGACCCATATGCTCCTGCAGACCGTGCTAGGGCCATTGGTGTTGAGCTAGTGGGCTTTGACGAGGCCATTTCCTCTGCGGATTTCATCTCTCTACATATGCCTCTCACAGCTGCTACATCGAAGATGCTCAATGATGAGACTTTTGCAAAGATGAAGAAAGGAGTTCGCATAGTCAATGTTGCTCGTGGAGGGGTCATTGATGAGGATGCTCTTGTTAGGGCACTAGATTCTGGGATTGTAGCTCAG GCGGCACTTGATGTTTTCACTGAGGAGCCTCCACCGAAAGACAGCAAGTTGATTCTGCATGAGCTCGTTACTGCAACACCGCATCTTGGTGCCAGTACTGCTGAAGCTCAG GAAGGTGTGGCTATTGAAATAGCAGAAGCTGTTGTTGGGGCTCTGAAAGGGGAGCTCGCAGCTACCGCAGTCAATGCACCAATGGTTCCCTCTGAG GTGCTATCAGAATTGAAACCGTTCGTTGATCTTGCTGAGAAACTGGGTAGGTTGGCTGTCCAGCTGGTAGCAGGAGGAAGTGGTGTAAAAACAGTGAAGGTCACTTATGCCACCGCTAGGGCTCCTGATGATCTGGACACCCGTCTTCTTCGTGCCATGATAACCAAGGGTCTGATTGAGCCCATATCTAGTGTTTTTGTGAACTTGGTTAATGCTGATTTCACTGCTAAGCAAAGAGGGCTGAGGATAACCGAGGAGAGAGTTATTCTTGATGGGTCACCTGAGAATCCATTGGAATTCATTCAGGTCCAGATTGCTAATGTGGAATCCAGATTTGCAAGTGCCATATCAGATTCCGGGGAGATTAAGGTGGAGGGTCGGGTGAAAGATGGAATTCCCCATCTGACAAAGGTGGGGTCTTTTGATGTGGACGTGAGTTTGGAAGGTAGCATTATACTGTGTAGGCAGGTGGATCAACCAGGCATGATCGGAAAGGTTGGAAGCGTTTTAGGTGAGGAGAACGTGAACGTCAGCTTCATGAGTGTAGGAAGGATTGCTCCACGCAAGCAAGCTGTAATGGCAATTGGAGTGGACGAACAACCTAGCAAGGAATCTTTGAAGAAGATTGGAGATATCCCCGCTGTTGAAGAGCTCGTCTTCCTCAAGTTGTAA